Sequence from the Microplitis demolitor isolate Queensland-Clemson2020A chromosome 2, iyMicDemo2.1a, whole genome shotgun sequence genome:
ttttttttttaaatgaacaaattACCGCTTccgtggaaaaaatttaaatattcaaaatcttgataaaaatatgaaaaataaaaaccatacTTTTGATACTTTGTTTAAtgatttcttaatttaattgcaGGTATAACGAAGTAATCGGGTATTGGGTCtcttaacttttattaattaatcactttatacttgaaaaaaaaaataattaaagaatttatatattaaataatgttaataaaagcTTCTTCGTCTTTAATAGcctttttgttgtttttatttcgaaaataagtaatcattgttattaaataatcaaaaacaCAAAGTAAAGTGGTAGACACTGAGATAATGACAAAAAAgacacaaatatatttttaaaacattacaACATTCCGTGCAgaagttttctttaaaaaaaatttcctaaactaatcttttttttaggCAGTCACACTAGGATCCTTctgaagtaaaataataaaacataaattttatgaaataatttttattaaattacatttaaattttttaaatatttataatgaacaGTATTTTGTGCATATTTTTGAGCCACATTGAGCAGTTCATCGATACATATGTGCAATAAACAATAtatgaatgaataataaatacttgcagttgaaaataatttaataaaattaaaaaaattaatttaattgacacaataattaatattaatcagaaaattatttttcagttagttcataatttaaatatttacacgaCAActgcaataaatattaaatataattaggcaagcagtaattatttacataaatacatttctctcatttttaaaagtttttaaattcgcaattatttaaattttaaattgtaagtaaaaatagTCATTGGACTCTACACTTAAAGCGATCTacgcttttaatttttattattttatctaatggACAGTCTTGAAAGTggagaaatgaaattaataattaaatattaaaataaatatattaattattataatgattaattatttgaaactaAATCAATAGAAGCTACTGAGGAAGACACTTGTATAggaagttattttataatttaaagttcctgtacaaaaatatactctaaaaaattcaacaaattttttttcatataactGGCAAGCaaaactaattataattattattaatttattgagtattGTCTCGAGCTAAAATGTCTCAGCATCATCACACTGGGCAGTGTCATGTCCAAACACtagaaataaacaaatatttatcagaTAAATTACTTAGTAATTAATCGTGGCTCAGTTTCTAAATTaaaagacaaatttttaaattaattcaatttcgagataaaaattcttaataaaaataatagaggagagtggggtcaattgaaccaaaaatactttaacattttttttttatatgaataaaagcaaaatgataacttttttttacgaaattataatttattctatagactatcatttctcataagcacataacttaataaatgatcaaaatttttaataaatacgaaATTGTACAACTGCATCAAATGGTTCAATCGTCCTCTTTGCGGGGGCAATTGAACCACTATTTGGGGACAATTGAACCAAGAGTATTAGAACCTTAAACGAATGactttaaagaataatttactgttcattacagcttaaaactaaaattacaacacttctaataatattgattattttatataacattcTATGTTATAACAATCACTTTCAAAACttctgtaaatataattattttttttcttgattagTTTAGTTTGTTTTCACATTCAGTCAAGATGCGCGCGTATGTCTGATGCTCACAGTGTGATTCGTGTGGTTCAACCGTCCCCGAGAGTACTGTttcaattgaccccatatgattttattgaaataattagtttaaaaaaaaatattcaagaactattttactagaagtaaagttagaaatttatgactaatatatatatgaaggtattgcaaaaaaaattttaagtttacattttaaaatttttaaattattaaacaatttgtcgagagctgaaaaaaagattcagatgcctaaaaacacaaaaacttgaattttttaaaattaaatcatcatattAGTTCCAAATTTTGGTCAGACTAAGGCTtagtgtattaaaatataattccaataGGACGactcatttttcaatttttatcgattttttaagcttattGGTTCAATTGCCCCCTGGTTTAATTGACCCTACCCTCCCCTACTAAAGTTAGtcaacgtctaataatttttagatttttttaaaaacgataaattatttttaaaaaatattaaaaaaaaaaattcacctagaattttttcaattttctacatatgcatatttttagcattttttttttttgggatttatttggtgaaaaaaaatctaaaaattgttgattgtcTGGAAACGTCcggattatttataaaacgtcGTGCAAAATTTTGACAGAGTCAGAAACTGAGTCACAGTTcacgtattttttaaaaataaataaaaacttactcTCGCAATTTTCACAGTAAGGCCTTTCGACGGCAACTTTCTTAGacgatttttttacagtttgtTCTACTTCAAAGTCTTGCGATTGTTTGGGACAATCTTCAGTTTCATGAAGATCGAATTGGTCACAAATATCACAGAACATCCTCGGTGTGGctgtttttttatctatagTAAATTTACTGTAGTCATCGGCTTCATTTGCCGGTATGCCCATCTCGAGGACTTCTATTTTgcacaacaatttttcatttttcttctgCATGTCCACAATTACAGAGTTCAAAAAATCGATTTGTCCTTTGTAAGTCTCATTGTCTTCGATCAACTGCGTTAAATTAAcgtcattatcattattcccattatttttctttacgtCATTCATAACGATAGTTTGACGGGATGAATTTATTtccgttaaatttttattattttccatcTTAGTCTTTAGCTCTTCTAATGTGTGACTCAATTTAGTTGACAActgtttattttctttgtccAATAAGTTGTGATTTTCTCTCAACATTTCGGAGTCCTTTTTAACTTTTGTCAATTCGTCTGCCAGACTCTGAGTGCGTTTGactatttcattttcattatttgcTACGAGATCAGTAAgcgattgaatttttatttccgcatccttcaaatttttttccaaagatACTTTAACAGTctgaagatttttattttccacttTTACGGCATCGATTTCCAATCGTTTAACTTCTAATTCATGATCCTTAGTTTTATCTCCGTTAGTTAATTCATCTTTGTCTTTCTTCATTCCATCAATCTGCTTCTGCAAACTAGCAACTAGATCATCACGATTATTAAGCTCGTCTTTGACACTCGCGATAACTGTTTCGAGCTCTTGATTCTTACTTTTTACTATATTCATTTCTTTACAAGATTTTTCAAGCTCCAGTTCCAACTGCTTCAGTTTCTGATCAAAAGCAGCCTTTGAGTCTCGTAAAGATTGCAGCTGTTCGTTCTTCAAACTCTCAACCAAACTGTCACGCTCTCCAAGATCTTTCAATTTAACTTCCAactcttttttaaaaacttcgcGCTCACTCTCAATCACTTTAACTTTTTCCTCCAACGCCGCCTTGTCTTTCGCACCATCTTCGATGCTCTTCAAGTACCGATTCTTCTCCTCCTGCCATTCAACTCCCGTGTCTTTAATTCCCATCAACTCAACCTTCAATTTTTCACACTCTGCGCTTTTATTAGCAGTCAAAGATTCTAGTTCTTTTATCTTACCTTCAAGTTCTTTAGCATAACTCGCAGACTCACTTAATTTATCTTTCCATTCCCCTGCCGACTGATTCATCACCTCGATGGATTTTTTAAGATCTTTGTTACTCGATTCCAAGTGCGTGATCTGTTCCTTCAGTGTCGCAACCTCCAACGAGGCTTCAGATTGAGCACTAGCATAATTCGAATTAGCCAAAGCCAATTGAGTAAGACTGTCATTGTACTTGGCATTAAGATCCTGGACTACCAAACTAGCTTCCTCTTTCTCCTTCTTCAGATCATCAATCCTGATCTCCAAACTCTTGACCAGACTTTCCTTTTCTCCAGCCAAAGCTTCCAAACGAACCCTAGACTCTTTCTCTGCCTCCAACTTCAGCCTAAAATCTTCGAAAGATCTCTCACTCACAgatttttcgttaattaatttttctttactctCTTGCAAATTTTTACTCTCTTCCAACAAACTTTTAAGTTTCAGTTCCAATTCATCCGCATGCTTTTGCAACGCTTGAGACTTTTCTTCACTCGCAGACGACAATGACGAGTACTTGTCACTTAAACTAGACAAATTATCCTcagtaattttcaattttttattcaaatcttcAACTGTCTGctgctttattttattttcctccaCCAAAGCGTCTTTAATCTTCATAACTTCACCCAATTCTACTTCTTTAATCTTTAGCGCACTAATTTCTGCATTCAATTCCTCTTTGGACTTCACCTGAGCATCCAACTGATCCTTGAGCTCACCAGATTCACCTCTCAACTGTTCAACGACTTGATTAACAGCTTTAAGCTCTTCTTCAGCGCGATTTAATTTAGCTTCCGATGAAGTTGACAAGTTCTCTAGTTCAAATACTCGCTCGCGCAGTTGATCCAGTTCCTTTTCCTTCAGCCTCAAGTCTTCATTGTACTTGATCAGCTGATCAGAAGAATCAGCAGACGTACTGATAACACTAGATATTTCAGCCTCGAGTTTGCTCTTCTGTTCAATTAATtgtgatattttttcttcagaGTGCGACAACTTTTGATTAAATTCCGCGATATTAACTTCATACATTCTGAGCTCACTTTCCAAATTTGTTTTAGTTTGCTCAGACAAAGTGATTGCATCCTTCAACTCCGAAGTTTTTTCCAGCAGACTATTGATCTCCTCATCCTTGCTAGCTAACAAAGATTTCAGTTCCTTGATTTCGTGCTCCAGGTTACTAATCCTCGTAGACTTTTGGGTCATGTCAGCATTTATTTCCGTGATAAATCGTGTCTTTTCTTCCAACTTACTTTCAAAACTCTCTACCAATTGTTTTATTTCCGCGTCCTTTGATTTCTGGAGCTCCACTAGCTCAGTTTCCTTTACTTTCAAATCTTCATTGAGCTTTTCCAATTGAGCTGAATAGGCAGTAGAAGTTTTCTGAAGACTGGCCAGAGATTCTTCAAGCCtttgtttttcttcaataattattttattttcatttccagAGTTCATTtgcaaattttctatttttattttcaactcgTGATTCATTTCTTCCGCAATCTTGAGCTTCTTACTCAACTCTTCTAGCTGCTCGAGAGCTTTTTTCAACTCCGCATCCTTGTCTTGAGCCAGTGACTCCTGATTTTTAAGATCCTGAGCAAGTTTTTCGAgctgcaataaattttcttggtgCTTCAGCTTCAACTCATCAATCTGCTGATCCTTGTTTACCAATTgctcattcaaatttttagataatttatttatctgctCTTGATTTTCCGCCCTAAGCTGACCCAACGCAGTCTTTTGATCCTCTGCATGTCGGACAGTTTCATCCTCCAACTCTTTACTCTTTAATTCAACAAGTCTGTCCTTatcttcaataactttttcataCTTTGCTACAATAGAATCCCGTTCCAGCTTACcctcttcaataattttctcaatttgacatttcaatttttcaatttcctgTTTCATGACTTCACTATCATGTTCCCTTTCCttggtaattttttctagaaGTTTTGTCTTCTCCTCCAAACTCTGCTTAatttcttgataaattttctgatCACCAATTTCTTGATCTTTCTTGCCAACATTTTCTTCCTCTTGCCTACTCACTTTAACTTCCagctcattaattttttcttcatgttCTTTTATCAAGTCGTTTCTCTCAAGTATCTGTTTCTCTAGAGTTATTTTAGCTTCCTCCAGACACCAATTACGGTTCTGCAAttctataaaacaaattaacaataaatgatagcaataaaaaattcaaaagctatttataaataagtaattaccGAAAAATTCCGTCGTTTCATTCTGTAACTTTACCAACTCTTGTTCAGCTTCAAGTAGACGCGCATGTTCTTTCTCAAGTTGTATCACTCGTTCTCGTTCTTTAGTTAATTGACTCTCcaactcatttattttactctcaTTATAAGTGTTAATTacctaaattaatttatattaaattattttattaaatatcacagcatcatacatttattgttaatccacattaaaacaaacaaaaaattagacaaataaaataaatgttaataaattaaaattgttaacaaaacaattaaattaattatcacacatttttatattaatatatttaataaaataatttgaaatttaatttttaagccTCTAATTAAATGTCTTACAATTATTACTGTCTACCCTTTTAAACAATGTAAgggatttaaatattcaaaacttgaTCTAAAATAGAATTTGTTTGCAAAAACATTTAGTTATAAATTGTTAGTGgatattagtaataaatttatttaattttttttagctttataaataattttaccatgTTACGAGCAATGATTTATTCAACAATAGACTGATCcgattcttttattatttaaattaaaataaacttttgaaagctgataaaaattgttttataggGTAGGGGGTGGGTAAAAtgggcttaaaaaaaaattttaatggatttATTTTGGCCATAAATTGATGATTGGAGTCAATATGACTCAACTGTAGATACATTTTAAATGTGGGGCAAAAAgagacattaaaaatttcgaaaatttacgaaattgatttttttttatcaaatttttttaaagaaacttTATGAGGctcattttattctatttcacTTATTGACATTTAAAGGGAGATACAggtctgagatacaaaaaaaaaagaatatttttgtgttttttttttttagagtacctgttttattgaaattcttaaaatttgtgacattattaagcatcatttcaagaatattctgctaaattttcataaaaaaatattgaaaaataagccagtggtagtggggagagacgagtcactttaaaaataaagtctctttgccgtaggcaggataactcatgactgcctcatctgaaattaaaaaaccaaaaagattcctttagtacataaatttattttggatctgaacgaaggatttttttttttcaataactacttattttctaataaaataaaaggaacaatttttggcaaaaatcAGAGTTTTTCGATCGAACctttatcaaaaattcaaaaatgaatattttgtttactccttcgttcaaatccaagataaacttatgtactaaagaagtttttttggtttttttatttcagataagGCAGTTATGAGTTATCTTCTCTACGGCgtgaagacttttttttaaagtgactcgtctctcctcactaccactggcttatttttcaatatttttttatgaactttCAGAAgaatattcttaaaatgatgcttaataatgccacaaattttaagaatttcaataaagaaaatactctgaaaaaaaaaaaaaaaattacaaaaatatgctttttttttatatctgaGACCCCTTTCCTCCCTTAATGTATTTGTACTACTGcggaataaattattgatcgtAAAAgacgaaatattttaataaaattgttaataataaatgaagagTGTTATCAAAAAAAGTGCAAGCAGTGCAAAACAGATCTTACTTTtcataacttaaaaaaaaaccatctacgtataaaaaaagtacttactccTTCTTCAGCTCTCTCTTTCTGaaacgttaataaaaaaaaatgatagaatGTGAGGTGTATCGTTAGCAAAAGCTTGGGTCTGTTGATGATTCTtaacatgaaattaaaaattttaaattcattccaTCACCAGAATATAAAgctttgtaataaaataattactaagataataaaagttataataaaagtatttccatttaaatttaaaaaataaccacCTGAATATCTTCTTTGTTAACAGATTCTTCTTCAAAGCGAAACAATAAATCTTCGCTTTTTTGTCTCTCTTCCTCAAGCTGCGCAAATAGTTGACTTTTTTcgtccaataatttttctagcgCCGACTGCGCCTCCAAAACCGCCTTCTCCATATCTTCCCGATACTAacgatataaaatatttaaaaaataataataataattcaaggttacttttataaataatttaatctcaatgagttattaaaataaactaaaactACCTTATCATATTCTTTTTGTAGCTTAACTATTTTTTGCTCAGCATGATCAGCTTGAGTAGCAGCTTTAGTAATACGTTCGCGCTCAAGATCTCTTTCTTTTCTCAACATATCTATTTCCTGCTGCTTCTCCTTCAACATCTCctgtaaatttatcatttctttcaAGGCCATTCCCAATAAAtcattcacaaaaaaaatataaatacttgaatataaattaaaactgtcTTAAGTCTACCATTCaagcttttatttatatatttatttatttatttatttacaactaataataataattattatttattgtaattacacAAGGAAACAACAACAGGAGTAATATCTTTATTTAAGTATACagactaataaaataaattaataacaaaaaaaaaatcaacaattttattacaagCAATTCGTACaaacaattaataactaattaaatcaCTTAGATCTACATGCCTACGATacttaaatacttaaaataaaactaattaataatcaaataagttacaaaacaataaataaataaaattgttaattagttaattaattattctcacCTGCAATGAGCTTCGGGCAGGTGTTGAAGTACGTAAGCCTGTCTTCTGTAATATCAAATGTTAGAAAAAATACTTTGGCCATGCAGCAAACTAATTACATGcatattaatactaatatcacggtttttaaatttttttaaatcaaaaaccattttttaaatattacatagCATTTACAAACGTCATACGttgatgtaaatatataaaataaatttttaaaacgtaaGGATTACTCGGGAGTCGCGAATCTTACCCTCGTGGCTCCGCGGGTCGCGGTACTTGCTGTTGTACTCGCTAAGCTCGATAAGGAAGTCAATGATTCTCTGGAACTTGTTTTACGTAATGAGGAATTAAGTGCAGCTCCAGTGGGTTTATGGACCACGCAAATAGATGGTCGTTTACTTGACGGTGATCTTGATACTTTGTGTGCAGGCGCAAATAGTCCATGCATAGGACGACATTCAAAGTAcctgatttattattattatttataaattaaattatttatttaaaggaaCTAGAAGTATGCGAATCGGGTTCgaattgaataattcgaatttataaattattcgaatagttcttttcaaattatttataaattctagaATAATCcgaaagtttttgaattaaggAAAAAGACCCAGTATCTgttcagggaactagtaccagatcactccatgtatttgtataaatatatttaccaaattttactaaatatatctatacaaatacatgaagtGATCaagtactagttccctgatcaggtactgggtcttttaccttattagtaacttttcaaataactCGATTCGaattgagaaaattatggtcagcttttaaatattcaatttttattgaattgagaaccaaaaataatattttcgtaGATTCGACTCTAAACTCCATTACGGAGAAAAAGGTTGGCTCGAAACCTACCAATTTTTGTTAAGCTGTCGACTCAACTTTAAACAGGAAATGAAGCattcaaaaagttttaatgctcttataaaaaatgattatgtcGCATCACAATTATTGCAATGTATGAAAGTAATTGTTATCAAAGCTTATCGATAAATTTCTCACGTGTAATATGTATTGTGATACagcacaacaatttttcgtatgagcataataattttttggatgcttcacttcctgtttcaagtttggtcgacagcataataaaaatttctaggtttcgagccaacatttttctccgtgtatttacctctgtcaaaaatttgaattattcgaataACTATTGCAATTTCAAGTcgttcaaaagaaaattataaaattactcgaaaattttcgaatagtTTGTTTGGATTCGATACAAGTCATTTGTATGTTCGAACTATTCGCACACCTCTAAaaaggaatttatttaaataaaatcaggTTATTATAGAAGACCTTTTATCAGCAACAGAACCATCATTTTTACCAACAGGATCATCCAATTCAACTCCACACCATTCACCATTCGCGAATTCAGTCTCACCCATAAATCTCAGTACTCCTGTTTTACTTCCTTGGCTTGACGATACGATAACACGGtctccaatttttaaatcacgtGGTGATACGGAAGACAGACTTGTCATTGAGGCatctatattaaattttatattcttatgtattatatatttattaattacacatataattatttatttcgttttttaattattcatttaaataatttttattagtaacaaaaaaaaaaaaagcattctAATAAAGGAAGGATAAGTGATAGGGTAAACTAGATCtagatctacaaaaaaaaatataaaagctgTGCAGAATGTAGTGGTCCTATGGACGACGGTAATAGTAGCGGTCCTTACTTAGTGACGGtgaaatagatttattaaGACGGCTGTCAGGATTCGCAGGACTTTTAATTCTCGATGATGAGAATGATGGATCAGAAAGTGGAAAACGTGTAAGACGAGTTAAACGTGAAAATATTCCGTGCTTAGGTGCGCACTGAAAATAGCGCGCTCCTGCAACTGATCCATCattttttcctaaaaaaataataaaatattataaaataaataaataaattatttatttataataaattaccaatGGGATCATCCAAGACAACACCAGCCCATTCTCCAGGAGCAAACTGTGTCTCGCCAATGTAAGCAATTGATCCAGGTTTTGATCCTCCGACCCATACTCGGTCTCCAATAATAAAACTGTCAGTATCTTCAGTCAATACGACGCTcgtatctaaataaaattatttaatttaattaaaacgtaatgataataattattttagatgaTTAATGAAACTATTTTTGGAGTTTAcatgacaattaaataaaataatacatgcGGCCTACCTGATCCACGACGTAGTGCATCAGATCTACGGATTGGATTTTCATAAATCGGCTCCATTGAATCTATCATGCAAACAGGACAACAAAAGGTACTGAAAGCtcttgtattaaatattaagcaAACCAACAaagtatacaaataaatatgtaaggAATGGAcagcaaaattattaaagaaaaatattttttgttttatttaaataggcggggatttaattcaaagtttaaaattaactctCTTTAGGTATCGTTGTAGTGTTAAATGAAGCGAAGTAACATATTATTTccttgataattatattatcgatgatcttaCTACCGGAAGTTAATACAATCGGTTTTGGTCTTATGATCTTGCTCAcattgttatataaatatgacgtGTTTAtatattcgttttttttagGAACAGTAGTCAAGAcgcagttattattttttgaatttaatttttatgaatgattaatgatttatttaatgaggATTTCTGTTtgtgatatttaataatctcAGTATCTGGTGTAATaatcttaacatttttaacGTGGGTGACAACATTTATGACATgagtatttatatatcattatGAGATCGAGATCGGCTGGTTGATtcgtaattatattaatgaatattcgTATGTGGGTGTGGTTTTAATGTCATGTTTATGTATTGTAAATACAAATGCTGTGTTATAATTTACGTGGGTAGAACCTTGTGTTGTGTGTGTCTACAACAAGATGGAAAGCTGATTAAATGGATATTACTTTAACAAAGAATTCCTTGTTACTCGAGTTAACGGAAATTgtttcactttattttattttattttactttagttTTTTACCGGCTGCTTTGAATTTAACTTgtcgttttattaaattatttttattcattacttttttaaataattaattatggctgagattaaaaattatactgaaagtagcagacaaaaaaaaattatttcttttaaatgaaCAAGTAAAATACTCGTCagaaaaaactttcaaaaattgcacatcaaaaacttcaaaaaatctttttgtgcaaattctgaaaattaaattttactcacAACTAATTAGttggtaaaatttaaaaaaatatttgacgtCTGCTACTTttaatatcataattaaaactagattatttattttactttctgtaatgaaataaaaatatttgaaaatttttattgaaaaatttctgtttatttgatttaatttttttgcggTCGCTGTGACTTTTACTtggcatttaaataaattgtagattcattatttttatttagaattaattatgattaagtAAATAGTGAGATAAGAACTAGACAATTTATGCAAATATATcatagtattatttataaattttattgaaaagttataattcaatgaaattaattaaataattaatttaaaaaattttaattaagatattgagttaaaaaataatttaatt
This genomic interval carries:
- the LOC103568464 gene encoding CAP-Gly domain-containing linker protein 2 isoform X4 — protein: MEPIYENPIRRSDALRRGSDTSVVLTEDTDSFIIGDRVWVGGSKPGSIAYIGETQFAPGEWAGVVLDDPIGKNDGSVAGARYFQCAPKHGIFSRLTRLTRFPLSDPSFSSSRIKSPANPDSRLNKSISPSLNASMTSLSSVSPRDLKIGDRVIVSSSQGSKTGVLRFMGETEFANGEWCGVELDDPVGKNDGSVADKRYFECRPMHGLFAPAHKVSRSPSSKRPSICVVHKPTGAALNSSLRKTSSRESLTSLSSLASTTASTATRGATRKTGLRTSTPARSSLQEMLKEKQQEIDMLRKERDLERERITKAATQADHAEQKIVKLQKEYDKYREDMEKAVLEAQSALEKLLDEKSQLFAQLEEERQKSEDLLFRFEEESVNKEDIQKERAEEGVINTYNESKINELESQLTKERERVIQLEKEHARLLEAEQELVKLQNETTEFFELQNRNWCLEEAKITLEKQILERNDLIKEHEEKINELEVKVSRQEEENVGKKDQEIGDQKIYQEIKQSLEEKTKLLEKITKEREHDSEVMKQEIEKLKCQIEKIIEEGKLERDSIVAKYEKVIEDKDRLVELKSKELEDETVRHAEDQKTALGQLRAENQEQINKLSKNLNEQLVNKDQQIDELKLKHQENLLQLEKLAQDLKNQESLAQDKDAELKKALEQLEELSKKLKIAEEMNHELKIKIENLQMNSGNENKIIIEEKQRLEESLASLQKTSTAYSAQLEKLNEDLKVKETELVELQKSKDAEIKQLVESFESKLEEKTRFITEINADMTQKSTRISNLEHEIKELKSLLASKDEEINSLLEKTSELKDAITLSEQTKTNLESELRMYEVNIAEFNQKLSHSEEKISQLIEQKSKLEAEISSVISTSADSSDQLIKYNEDLRLKEKELDQLRERVFELENLSTSSEAKLNRAEEELKAVNQVVEQLRGESGELKDQLDAQVKSKEELNAEISALKIKEVELGEVMKIKDALVEENKIKQQTVEDLNKKLKITEDNLSSLSDKYSSLSSASEEKSQALQKHADELELKLKSLLEESKNLQESKEKLINEKSVSERSFEDFRLKLEAEKESRVRLEALAGEKESLVKSLEIRIDDLKKEKEEASLVVQDLNAKYNDSLTQLALANSNYASAQSEASLEVATLKEQITHLESSNKDLKKSIEVMNQSAGEWKDKLSESASYAKELEGKIKELESLTANKSAECEKLKVELMGIKDTGVEWQEEKNRYLKSIEDGAKDKAALEEKVKVIESEREVFKKELEVKLKDLGERDSLVESLKNEQLQSLRDSKAAFDQKLKQLELELEKSCKEMNIVKSKNQELETVIASVKDELNNRDDLVASLQKQIDGMKKDKDELTNGDKTKDHELEVKRLEIDAVKVENKNLQTVKVSLEKNLKDAEIKIQSLTDLVANNENEIVKRTQSLADELTKVKKDSEMLRENHNLLDKENKQLSTKLSHTLEELKTKMENNKNLTEINSSRQTIVMNDVKKNNGNNDNDVNLTQLIEDNETYKGQIDFLNSVIVDMQKKNEKLLCKIEVLEMGIPANEADDYSKFTIDKKTATPRMFCDICDQFDLHETEDCPKQSQDFEVEQTVKKSSKKVAVERPYCENCEMFGHDTAQCDDAETF